In a single window of the Streptacidiphilus sp. P02-A3a genome:
- a CDS encoding 3-hydroxyacyl-CoA dehydrogenase family protein — MSTDPRDHRLAVVGGGVMGTNIAALALGHGVPVVLVDVSEAVLAEAEQTVALKLRHAQLMGKLPAGRTPAKLVTSVSLADAADATTVIEAVTELPETKAKVLSEVSQIVRPGTLLISNTSCIPIDEMASSVARPEELVGVHFMNPAYMIVMVEVIRGPRSSDATLTAVTDLLETLGRKGLVVNDAPGFVINQVLHPLINSAAKLVQDGVATVEVVDGLLEGCLGHATGPLRTADLIGLDNLVDSLNVLFERTGDSSCRPCDYLLDLVRAGKFGRKTGEGFYDYGKVAS; from the coding sequence ATGAGCACCGATCCACGTGACCACCGCCTGGCCGTCGTGGGCGGCGGGGTGATGGGGACCAACATCGCCGCCCTGGCCCTCGGCCACGGGGTGCCCGTCGTGCTGGTCGACGTCAGCGAGGCAGTGCTGGCCGAGGCGGAGCAGACCGTCGCCCTGAAGCTGCGGCACGCCCAGCTGATGGGCAAGCTGCCCGCCGGGCGCACCCCGGCGAAGCTGGTCACCAGCGTGTCGCTGGCGGACGCGGCCGACGCCACCACCGTGATCGAGGCGGTCACCGAACTCCCCGAGACCAAGGCCAAGGTGCTCAGCGAGGTCTCCCAGATCGTCAGGCCCGGGACGCTGCTGATCTCCAACACCTCGTGCATCCCGATCGACGAGATGGCGTCCTCGGTGGCCCGGCCGGAGGAGCTGGTCGGCGTCCACTTCATGAACCCGGCCTACATGATCGTCATGGTCGAGGTCATCCGTGGCCCGCGCAGCAGCGACGCCACCCTGACGGCGGTCACCGACCTGCTGGAGACCCTGGGCCGCAAGGGCCTGGTGGTGAACGACGCCCCGGGTTTCGTGATCAACCAGGTGCTGCACCCGCTGATCAACAGCGCGGCCAAGCTGGTCCAGGACGGCGTCGCCACGGTCGAGGTGGTCGACGGACTGCTCGAAGGCTGCCTCGGGCACGCGACCGGACCGCTGCGCACCGCCGACCTCATCGGCCTGGACAACCTGGTCGACTCACTCAACGTGCTCTTCGAGCGTACCGGCGACAGCAGTTGCCGCCCCTGTGACTACCTGCTCGACCTGGTGCGGGCGGGGAAGTTCGGCCGGAAGACCGGCGAAGGTTTCTACGACTACGGAAAGGTGGCGTCATGA
- a CDS encoding acyl carrier protein, protein MTEQTAATSPLTAEVIEGELTSYLSEKIKTEIKPEDDIFASGLASSMFTMQLVVHLESTYDIAIIGPELKLDNFRTAQVMAALVLRLSEDGVAADA, encoded by the coding sequence ATGACCGAGCAGACCGCCGCGACGAGCCCGCTGACGGCCGAGGTCATCGAGGGCGAGCTGACCAGCTACCTCAGCGAGAAGATCAAGACCGAGATCAAGCCCGAGGACGACATCTTCGCCTCCGGTCTTGCCTCGTCGATGTTCACCATGCAACTGGTCGTCCACCTTGAGTCGACCTACGACATCGCGATCATCGGTCCCGAGCTGAAGCTCGACAACTTCCGCACCGCCCAGGTGATGGCCGCACTGGTGCTGCGCCTGTCCGAGGACGGCGTGGCCGCCGATGCCTGA
- a CDS encoding acyl-CoA dehydrogenase family protein — MPEPSALLDDERALVTELIGDQAEQWDLAGELPIDLLRKLGARGLLCAEVPSTFGGLGLDSGRSGELTAHVGSLCSSTRSIMTSHGMAAWMVSRFGDKAQRREFLAELTSGRLAAVGFSEPDAGSDLAAMRTSIRRDGDSVVVSGEKKWVTGTRYADYLLILGRDGDEAGVVVVPATAPGVELVPIATPVLGCRAAGHWNIRLNDVRLPVGHLLGGGGQDLSMLFTTALSYGRISVAWGCTGIVRACLSAATRHARQREQFGKPIGEHQLVARHLAELVVAEQVATRVCEHASAAWQSLSPEMVIATVLAKHVSAGEAARSAATAVQVLGSAGATDGHVVARAYRDAKLMEIIEGSNEICQLILAEHALKTTP; from the coding sequence ATGCCTGAGCCGTCCGCACTCCTGGACGACGAGCGGGCCCTGGTCACCGAGCTGATCGGTGACCAGGCCGAGCAGTGGGATCTGGCCGGCGAACTGCCGATCGACCTGCTGCGCAAGCTCGGTGCCCGGGGGCTGCTCTGCGCCGAGGTCCCCAGCACCTTCGGGGGCCTCGGCCTCGACAGCGGCCGGAGCGGCGAACTCACCGCCCACGTCGGCAGTCTGTGCAGCTCCACCCGGAGCATCATGACCTCGCACGGGATGGCCGCGTGGATGGTGTCCCGGTTCGGCGACAAGGCCCAACGCCGGGAATTCCTGGCCGAGTTGACCAGTGGTCGGCTGGCCGCGGTGGGCTTCAGCGAACCGGACGCGGGCAGCGACCTGGCCGCGATGCGGACCAGCATCCGGCGCGACGGCGACAGCGTCGTGGTCAGCGGCGAGAAGAAGTGGGTGACCGGCACCCGGTACGCCGACTACCTGCTGATCCTCGGCCGGGACGGGGACGAGGCGGGCGTGGTCGTGGTGCCCGCCACCGCCCCCGGCGTGGAGCTGGTGCCGATCGCCACTCCGGTGCTCGGCTGCCGGGCCGCCGGACACTGGAACATCCGACTGAACGACGTCCGGCTGCCGGTCGGCCACCTGCTCGGCGGCGGCGGCCAGGACCTGTCCATGCTGTTCACCACCGCCCTGTCCTACGGCCGGATCTCGGTCGCCTGGGGCTGTACCGGGATCGTCCGGGCCTGCCTGTCGGCGGCCACCCGACACGCCCGGCAGCGTGAGCAGTTCGGCAAGCCCATCGGCGAACACCAGCTGGTCGCCCGGCACCTGGCCGAACTCGTCGTCGCCGAACAGGTCGCCACCCGGGTGTGCGAGCACGCGAGCGCCGCCTGGCAGTCGCTCTCGCCGGAGATGGTGATCGCGACCGTGCTCGCCAAGCACGTCAGCGCCGGTGAGGCCGCCCGCAGCGCGGCCACCGCGGTCCAGGTCCTCGGCTCGGCCGGGGCGACCGACGGGCACGTGGTCGCCCGCGCGTACCGCGACGCCAAGCTGATGGAGATCATCGAGGGAAGCAACGAGATCTGCCAACTCATCCTGGCCGAACACGCCCTGAAGACCACGCCCTGA
- a CDS encoding HAD family hydrolase, which yields MPEKPTLVKCLVWDLDNTLWQGTLLEDAEVRLPDEVRAVIVELDSRGILQSVASKNDHDLAWKRLEELGVAEYFLVPQISWGRKSDAVTTIAKELQFAPTTIAFVDDTPTERAEVAYHVPEVRCYTEQDVLTLVDRPEFSPETVTEDARRRREMYQANARRTVEKDSFNGPDEDFLRSLDLVMEIKRADQEDLTRVEELTLRTSQMNATGVHYSDSALRGLLADPDHEVLTITLTDRFGPHGAVGVLLLERHPGVWHLKLLATSCRVVTFGAGTVLLNWLVDQAARAGVHLAADFRPTDRNRMMEIAYRFAGFTQDACDCLNGIAGNTDGDDIQCLHLVTARREGPTTMRLVSPDLTPAS from the coding sequence ATGCCCGAAAAGCCCACTCTCGTCAAATGCCTGGTCTGGGACCTCGACAACACCCTCTGGCAGGGCACCCTGCTGGAGGACGCCGAGGTCCGGCTGCCGGACGAGGTCCGCGCCGTCATCGTGGAACTCGACTCCCGGGGCATCCTGCAGTCCGTTGCCAGCAAGAACGACCACGACCTGGCCTGGAAGCGGCTGGAGGAGCTCGGCGTGGCCGAGTACTTCCTGGTGCCGCAGATCAGTTGGGGCCGCAAGTCCGACGCGGTGACCACGATCGCGAAGGAGTTGCAGTTCGCGCCCACCACCATCGCCTTCGTCGACGACACGCCCACCGAACGGGCCGAGGTCGCCTACCACGTGCCCGAGGTCCGCTGCTACACCGAGCAGGACGTGCTGACGCTGGTCGACCGGCCCGAGTTCAGCCCGGAGACGGTCACCGAGGACGCCCGCCGCCGCCGCGAGATGTACCAGGCCAACGCCCGCCGCACGGTGGAGAAGGACTCCTTCAACGGCCCGGACGAGGACTTCCTGCGCTCGCTCGACCTGGTCATGGAGATCAAGCGGGCCGACCAGGAGGACCTCACCCGGGTCGAGGAACTGACGCTGCGCACCAGCCAGATGAACGCCACCGGGGTGCACTACTCGGACTCCGCGCTGCGCGGACTGCTGGCCGATCCCGACCACGAGGTGCTGACCATCACCCTCACCGACCGGTTCGGGCCGCACGGCGCGGTCGGCGTGCTGCTGCTGGAACGCCACCCCGGCGTCTGGCACCTCAAGCTGCTCGCCACCTCCTGCCGGGTGGTCACCTTCGGCGCCGGGACCGTGCTGCTGAACTGGCTGGTCGACCAGGCCGCCCGGGCCGGGGTGCACCTCGCCGCCGACTTCCGGCCGACCGACCGCAACCGGATGATGGAGATCGCCTACCGCTTCGCCGGGTTCACCCAGGACGCCTGCGACTGCCTGAACGGGATCGCCGGCAACACCGACGGCGACGACATCCAGTGCCTGCACCTGGTCACCGCCCGGCGCGAGGGCCCGACCACGATGCGGCTGGTCTCGCCCGATCTCACCCCGGCCAGTTGA